One segment of Porticoccus hydrocarbonoclasticus MCTG13d DNA contains the following:
- the hda gene encoding DnaA regulatory inactivator Hda yields the protein MPVQLSLPIKLNDAATFENFLVSPGDDRLLLLTLLRDQWPQGREPILYLWGRHGSGVSHLLQASCHAAHARGLPVQYLPLSVLIDHPPAELLDELEQLPLVCLDDVQLAAGRRDWEEALFGLLNRMRDTGSCLLVGGDAAPRELPLVLPDLRSRLGWGPVFQLEAPDDTLREQVVQFRAMRRGMTLDNGVARFLVNRAGRDLHSLMACLDQLENRSLQDKRRLSIPFVKQVFGW from the coding sequence ATGCCCGTCCAGCTCAGCTTGCCGATCAAGCTGAATGATGCCGCCACGTTCGAGAATTTTCTGGTTTCTCCCGGTGACGACAGGCTGCTGTTACTGACGCTGTTGCGCGATCAGTGGCCACAGGGCAGAGAGCCAATACTCTATCTCTGGGGTCGGCACGGCAGCGGGGTTTCACACCTGCTCCAGGCCAGTTGTCACGCTGCCCATGCACGAGGGTTGCCCGTTCAGTATCTGCCGTTGTCCGTATTGATCGATCATCCTCCGGCAGAATTGCTCGATGAGCTGGAGCAGCTGCCGTTAGTCTGTCTTGATGATGTTCAGTTGGCCGCGGGCCGGCGCGATTGGGAGGAAGCCCTATTCGGGCTTCTCAATCGCATGCGGGATACCGGCAGTTGCCTGCTGGTGGGTGGAGACGCCGCGCCGCGTGAGCTGCCACTGGTGCTGCCGGACCTGCGGTCCCGGCTCGGCTGGGGTCCGGTGTTTCAGTTGGAGGCGCCGGACGATACTCTGCGGGAGCAGGTGGTTCAGTTTCGTGCCATGCGACGCGGTATGACACTGGATAACGGCGTGGCACGGTTTCTGGTGAATCGGGCCGGCCGGGATCTGCACAGCTTGATGGCTTGTCTCGATCAGTTGGAAAACCGTTCCCTGCAGGACAAGCGGAGGCTCAGTATCCCATTTGTGAAGCAGGTGTTTGGCTGGTAG